From Frateuria aurantia DSM 6220, one genomic window encodes:
- a CDS encoding glycosyltransferase → MPFDQSLQKSDYPQRLAWISTWDIRCGIAEYSRFLLEHWPRQEQPIVLFNDTRADKSEMRLGSNAVISHPCWIPSDDASLTSLFKALEEYRPDHLVVQHQPGLITWQGLGKLLEFTKSRAIPCTVMLHNVQNLAIQSDVNELTKPLVAIRHLLVHTNADKKRLADIGIRGNVAVFPHGAIANAVTTVPARSITKDTKEVLIGAYGFMLPHKGFLELVKAVGKLSAEWQNIRLRMVTSQYPIPESEAYLKQCRDANSLPDKQVEWHTDYLPNQQSLDLLRDCDLIIMPYLETTESASGALRNALASRAPVMVSPIAFFDEAGPAVLRANGRCADALAISIRDALMDLSLRKRVKSNARRWLRARDWAKMSLKLHGMIAG, encoded by the coding sequence ATGCCCTTTGATCAATCCTTGCAAAAATCCGACTATCCGCAACGTTTGGCATGGATCAGCACCTGGGATATTCGCTGCGGGATTGCCGAATACTCCCGCTTTCTACTTGAACATTGGCCCAGACAAGAACAGCCGATCGTGCTTTTCAATGATACCCGCGCAGACAAGTCGGAAATGCGACTGGGTAGCAATGCAGTGATATCGCACCCTTGCTGGATCCCAAGCGACGATGCATCTCTGACTTCACTCTTTAAGGCATTGGAGGAATACCGGCCCGACCATCTGGTTGTTCAACACCAACCTGGCCTCATTACCTGGCAAGGCCTCGGCAAACTGCTGGAGTTCACCAAGTCCAGAGCCATCCCTTGTACCGTCATGCTGCACAATGTGCAGAATCTGGCGATTCAATCCGATGTCAATGAGCTCACAAAACCACTTGTCGCAATTAGACATCTCTTGGTTCACACCAATGCAGACAAGAAGAGACTTGCTGACATAGGTATTCGTGGCAATGTCGCGGTGTTTCCGCATGGTGCGATCGCCAATGCCGTGACCACGGTACCTGCCCGCTCCATTACAAAAGACACAAAGGAAGTGCTGATTGGAGCCTACGGCTTCATGCTTCCACACAAAGGCTTTTTGGAGTTGGTCAAGGCCGTGGGCAAACTGAGCGCCGAATGGCAGAACATTCGGCTTAGAATGGTGACATCCCAGTATCCTATCCCCGAATCCGAGGCTTATCTGAAGCAATGCAGGGATGCCAATTCGTTACCTGACAAACAAGTCGAGTGGCATACCGACTACCTTCCCAATCAACAGTCACTGGATCTTTTGCGTGATTGTGATCTTATCATCATGCCTTATCTCGAAACCACAGAATCGGCCAGTGGTGCATTACGCAACGCCCTTGCTTCACGAGCTCCAGTAATGGTTTCACCTATCGCCTTCTTTGATGAGGCAGGCCCTGCCGTATTGCGAGCCAATGGTCGCTGCGCTGACGCCTTGGCCATTTCCATCCGGGATGCCTTGATGGATTTAAGCCTCCGAAAACGTGTAAAAAGCAATGCTCGCCGCTGGCTGCGCGCCCGTGATTGGGCAAAAATGAGCCTAAAGCTTCACGGAATGATCGCCGGTTGA
- a CDS encoding glycosyltransferase family 2 protein, with the protein MTESEASKLMTETRASSVAILLCTWNGAAFLPAQLASIAAQTWGNWRLLASDDGSTDGTLAQLEAFRAEHGAEKVQLLRGPGKGYAANFMSVLRAAAGQAEYFAFCDQDDVWDADKLQRAIEVLQRWPEKKPALYCGRSRLIDMEGRACGLSMYFGRPPSFRNALVQSLAGANTMVVNAAAMRLLAATPDDQPVVSHDWWAYLLVTGAGGHVYYDQQPSISYRQHGSNVIGAALGWRQRWRRFGQMLGGSYRRWNDINLPALTAMESWLSAESAASLRAYRQLRESGLFGRLVGFYRMHLYRQTRAGDLGFWCAVLLGRL; encoded by the coding sequence ATGACGGAAAGCGAAGCGAGCAAGTTGATGACTGAGACCCGGGCCTCCAGTGTGGCGATTTTGTTGTGCACCTGGAACGGGGCGGCATTTCTTCCGGCGCAGCTGGCGTCGATTGCGGCGCAGACCTGGGGAAACTGGCGTCTGCTGGCTTCGGATGATGGTTCGACGGATGGCACGCTGGCGCAGCTGGAGGCGTTTCGCGCGGAGCATGGTGCGGAGAAGGTGCAATTGCTGCGCGGTCCGGGCAAGGGCTATGCGGCAAATTTTATGTCGGTGCTGCGGGCCGCGGCGGGGCAGGCGGAGTATTTCGCGTTCTGCGATCAGGATGATGTCTGGGATGCGGACAAGCTGCAGCGGGCCATCGAAGTCTTGCAGCGGTGGCCGGAGAAGAAGCCGGCCTTGTATTGTGGTCGCAGCCGGCTGATCGATATGGAGGGGAGGGCTTGTGGTCTGTCCATGTATTTCGGGCGGCCGCCCTCGTTTCGCAATGCGTTGGTCCAGAGTCTGGCGGGCGCCAATACCATGGTGGTCAATGCGGCGGCGATGCGGTTGCTGGCCGCGACGCCGGATGATCAGCCCGTGGTGTCACATGATTGGTGGGCGTACCTGCTGGTGACCGGGGCTGGGGGACATGTGTATTACGATCAGCAGCCATCGATCAGTTATCGCCAGCACGGCAGCAATGTGATCGGTGCGGCGCTGGGCTGGCGTCAGCGCTGGCGGCGTTTCGGCCAGATGTTGGGAGGCAGTTATCGGCGCTGGAACGATATCAATCTGCCCGCACTGACTGCGATGGAGTCCTGGCTGAGTGCGGAGTCGGCGGCGAGCCTTCGGGCTTATCGGCAGCTGCGCGAAAGCGGACTGTTTGGACGGCTGGTCGGTTTTTACCGGATGCATCTGTATCGACAGACCCGGGCCGGTGATCTGGGTTTCTGGTGTGCGGTATTGCTTGGGAGGCTTTGA
- a CDS encoding glycosyltransferase family 4 protein: MPQIYLDVTRLVDRAIQGLLPTGVDRVSLAYVRHYGAHARAVLAEKGFYTILSASRSRQLFALLMGESGRHLKRALQWHVVAAVLEAPWTAKVSGLLLHTAHSGIEFDRYYDGLARRGIKVVALIHDLIPLTHPEYCRPGVLPAQSRRMTVAMKRSAGIIANSADTAHSIELTAPRLGCAVPVMVTALLAGGTPVSFLGERPLDQPYFVMLSTIEPRKNHWMLLHVWRDLVERLGDQAPTLVVIGRRGWECENVVDMLERCEVLKGKVIEESECSDKRLHLYLQHAQALVFPSFVEGYGMPLVEALQLGVPVIASDLGVFHEIAGDIPEYLDPLDGPGWARLVTEYAQPESPLRAAQLQRLQGYQPPSWEQHFEVVDAFVERLMAD, from the coding sequence GTGCCGCAGATATATCTAGATGTGACTCGCCTGGTGGACCGGGCCATTCAGGGGCTGCTGCCAACGGGCGTGGACCGTGTCAGTCTGGCCTATGTCCGGCATTACGGGGCTCATGCCCGGGCGGTTCTGGCGGAGAAGGGGTTTTATACGATACTGAGCGCGTCTCGATCACGTCAGCTGTTTGCCCTTCTGATGGGTGAGTCTGGGCGACATTTGAAACGCGCCTTGCAGTGGCATGTCGTTGCCGCGGTGCTGGAGGCTCCCTGGACGGCAAAAGTATCTGGTCTGTTATTGCATACCGCCCACTCCGGCATCGAGTTTGATCGCTACTACGACGGCCTCGCACGACGTGGTATCAAGGTGGTCGCACTGATCCATGATCTGATTCCCTTGACCCATCCTGAGTACTGTCGGCCTGGCGTGCTGCCGGCTCAGTCCCGTCGGATGACGGTGGCCATGAAAAGGTCGGCGGGCATCATTGCCAACTCGGCCGACACCGCGCACTCCATCGAATTGACGGCACCTCGTCTGGGATGTGCCGTCCCCGTTATGGTGACCGCTTTGCTTGCCGGCGGCACGCCGGTCAGCTTTCTCGGCGAGCGGCCACTGGACCAGCCCTATTTCGTGATGCTCAGCACCATCGAGCCGCGCAAGAATCATTGGATGCTGCTGCATGTGTGGCGGGATCTGGTCGAGCGCTTGGGGGATCAGGCGCCGACCTTGGTGGTCATTGGGCGGCGGGGCTGGGAGTGCGAGAATGTGGTGGATATGCTGGAGCGCTGCGAGGTTCTGAAAGGCAAGGTGATCGAAGAGTCGGAGTGTTCTGACAAGCGGCTGCATTTGTATCTGCAGCATGCCCAGGCGCTGGTGTTTCCCTCGTTTGTCGAAGGCTATGGTATGCCGCTGGTCGAGGCCTTGCAGCTGGGCGTGCCGGTGATTGCCAGTGACCTTGGCGTGTTTCATGAGATTGCCGGAGATATTCCGGAGTATCTGGATCCGCTGGATGGTCCGGGCTGGGCGCGCCTGGTGACGGAATATGCGCAGCCAGAGAGTCCGCTCCGGGCGGCTCAACTACAGCGGCTGCAAGGCTATCAGCCGCCCAGCTGGGAACAGCATTTCGAGGTGGTGGATGCCTTTGTCGAACGTCTGATGGCAGATTGA
- a CDS encoding capsule biosynthesis phosphatase, with amino-acid sequence MKNIVMDLDHTICTPMQGEDQSLDKDLKYSLATPNLPIIESLRRYQQQGFHITIFTSRNMRTFNGDVDAIKANTLPIIMNWLEKHAVPFDQVIVGKPWCGTEGFYVDDRAVRPSEFANLSFEQISQLLEKEKSTFAEPAGE; translated from the coding sequence ATGAAGAATATTGTAATGGATCTGGATCACACCATCTGCACACCGATGCAGGGTGAGGATCAATCCTTGGACAAGGATTTGAAGTACAGCTTGGCAACGCCCAACCTCCCGATTATCGAAAGCTTGCGCCGCTATCAGCAGCAAGGGTTTCATATCACCATTTTTACCAGTCGCAATATGCGTACGTTCAATGGCGATGTGGATGCCATCAAGGCCAATACGCTCCCGATCATTATGAATTGGCTTGAGAAGCATGCGGTTCCCTTCGATCAGGTCATTGTCGGCAAGCCATGGTGCGGTACCGAGGGTTTTTATGTTGACGACAGGGCTGTCCGTCCGTCCGAATTTGCCAATCTCAGCTTCGAGCAGATAAGCCAGCTGCTCGAAAAGGAAAAATCGACGTTTGCGGAGCCTGCCGGTGAGTAA
- a CDS encoding polysaccharide biosynthesis/export family protein produces the protein MRRTTSWLALAFALSSSLALSGCAGIPTSGPSTKDINNVAKQTKAAGIQIVDVNEAVAQKLLNERQQDDFTRTLGTKPSFQQQFGIGDTLDISIWEAPPATLFGASSADGSAMSGTSHVTNLPVQMIDANGKVNVPFAGEITAAGKTAVQLEQLIANRLKGKANQPQVLVRLGRNSNSYVTVMGDIPNSARMELTPKGERILDAVASAGGIRQPINKMTVQVTRGDKVVSLPLETVIREPKENVPLKADDVVTLLYQPYSFTTLGAVGQTHEVNFEVQGITLAQALSRSGGLEDSRSDARGVFVFRFEKPDALPWPNQPVKARADGRVPVIYRFNLKDPTSLFVAQTFMMDDKDMLYISNAPIADMQKLMNIIFSFVYPITNIGVIAR, from the coding sequence ATGCGTCGTACCACCTCCTGGCTAGCGTTAGCCTTTGCCCTGTCCAGCTCGCTAGCGCTGAGCGGATGTGCCGGCATTCCTACTTCCGGCCCTTCGACCAAAGACATCAACAATGTTGCCAAGCAGACCAAGGCAGCGGGCATTCAGATTGTCGATGTCAACGAAGCCGTCGCACAAAAGCTGTTGAATGAGCGCCAGCAAGACGATTTCACGCGGACCCTGGGCACAAAACCCAGTTTCCAGCAGCAGTTTGGGATTGGTGACACGCTGGATATTTCCATCTGGGAAGCGCCTCCCGCGACGCTGTTCGGTGCCTCCTCCGCTGATGGCAGTGCCATGTCCGGCACCTCTCATGTCACCAATTTGCCTGTGCAGATGATCGATGCCAATGGCAAGGTCAATGTGCCTTTTGCCGGCGAGATCACGGCCGCAGGAAAAACGGCGGTCCAACTTGAGCAGCTGATCGCCAACCGGCTCAAGGGCAAGGCCAACCAGCCGCAGGTACTGGTTCGTCTGGGACGCAACAGCAACTCCTATGTAACGGTGATGGGAGATATTCCCAACAGTGCGCGAATGGAGCTGACCCCCAAGGGCGAACGCATTCTTGACGCCGTCGCCAGTGCCGGTGGTATTCGTCAGCCCATCAACAAGATGACAGTGCAGGTCACTCGCGGGGACAAGGTTGTCTCCCTGCCGCTGGAAACCGTGATTCGCGAGCCCAAGGAAAATGTTCCGCTGAAAGCGGACGATGTCGTCACCCTGCTTTATCAGCCCTACAGCTTCACCACCTTGGGAGCGGTCGGCCAGACCCATGAGGTCAACTTCGAGGTCCAGGGCATTACCCTGGCACAGGCGCTGTCACGCTCCGGCGGCCTGGAAGACTCCCGCTCCGATGCCCGTGGCGTGTTTGTATTCCGTTTTGAGAAGCCTGACGCGCTGCCTTGGCCCAACCAGCCAGTCAAGGCTCGCGCAGATGGTCGGGTCCCCGTCATCTATCGTTTCAACCTGAAGGATCCGACCAGTCTGTTTGTCGCTCAGACCTTTATGATGGACGACAAGGATATGTTGTATATCTCCAATGCCCCGATTGCCGATATGCAGAAGCTGATGAATATCATCTTCTCCTTCGTCTATCCGATCACCAATATCGGCGTAATCGCTCGTTAA
- a CDS encoding ABC-type transport auxiliary lipoprotein family protein produces MTATVARLGTRLAALLGVISLGACSVLPRPDPPTVYALPQPQAPASTVTTVPEPEWSLQIATPLAPAAVNRSAITVLPRPDLVNNYRGARWSDPAPILFRDALVRRLQLSHPGAVITSDDSDVPTRYKLVGRLDAFQSEYRNGQPQIVIHYQAQLLGGDAQSAVAVRRFDISLAPGSTAVGDVVAGFGQAVQQLDGQVQAWLNAVIPASPPSASAASPTP; encoded by the coding sequence ATGACTGCCACTGTCGCCCGTCTGGGCACCCGACTGGCCGCACTGCTCGGCGTGATCAGCCTCGGCGCCTGCTCGGTACTGCCCCGTCCTGATCCGCCGACCGTCTACGCCCTGCCTCAGCCGCAGGCCCCCGCCTCGACGGTGACGACAGTACCGGAGCCGGAGTGGTCACTGCAGATCGCCACGCCGCTGGCGCCGGCCGCCGTCAATCGCAGCGCCATCACCGTGCTGCCGCGTCCCGACCTGGTCAACAATTATCGCGGTGCCCGCTGGAGCGATCCCGCACCGATCCTGTTCCGCGACGCGCTGGTCCGCCGCCTGCAGCTCAGCCATCCCGGCGCCGTGATCACCAGCGATGACAGCGACGTGCCGACCCGCTACAAGCTGGTAGGTCGGCTGGATGCTTTCCAGAGCGAATACCGCAACGGCCAGCCGCAGATCGTCATCCATTATCAGGCCCAGCTGCTGGGGGGAGATGCCCAGAGCGCCGTGGCCGTCCGCCGCTTCGATATCAGTCTGGCGCCCGGTTCCACAGCAGTCGGCGATGTGGTGGCCGGGTTCGGTCAGGCCGTGCAACAGCTGGATGGGCAAGTGCAAGCCTGGCTGAATGCGGTGATCCCCGCCTCGCCCCCGAGTGCCAGCGCGGCATCGCCCACGCCCTGA
- a CDS encoding WavE lipopolysaccharide synthesis family protein has translation MPTEPLAHAPISDSDISILLQGGISQRNLSQILRNLSTWRRLFPHAELVLVISSCDLPDQLPHAGAPSMGQMQQQLERFQVKALFAPYQAPLPGMKSDSPGDNNVNLMISAAKTGLAAVGRRYTLRIRNDLVFCSRNFLDIYHTHSDTSNNQWAIFTQRIMIGEVFTLNPMTLSRMPFHFSDWFQFGLSDDLRKIWNEVGYLPLMDAAWYKFEPLPTRSNDVERRFFTRLAPEQWVSFPVFKKCFPALQLNQFNDPASQEESMAILAANYHVVNLKEIHAYIDKYQDIISRMSVYTRLECLSQQAVDHYIQADPQQRLVLKQAWQRNAIRLERKVRFRQSAWFRRIWRPLTRLYKALLGPG, from the coding sequence ATGCCGACCGAACCCCTGGCTCACGCCCCGATCTCCGACTCCGATATTTCCATCCTGCTGCAAGGCGGCATCAGTCAGCGGAATTTGTCGCAGATCCTGAGGAATCTCAGTACCTGGCGACGCCTGTTCCCACACGCTGAGCTTGTGCTGGTGATCAGCAGCTGTGATCTTCCCGACCAACTCCCCCATGCCGGTGCACCCTCCATGGGGCAGATGCAACAACAACTGGAACGGTTTCAGGTCAAGGCCTTGTTCGCGCCCTATCAGGCGCCGCTGCCAGGGATGAAGTCAGACAGCCCCGGCGACAATAACGTCAATCTGATGATTTCAGCCGCCAAGACAGGACTGGCGGCGGTCGGGCGGCGCTATACGCTCCGAATCCGTAATGATCTTGTATTCTGCAGCCGAAATTTTCTGGATATCTACCATACTCATTCCGACACTTCGAACAATCAATGGGCCATCTTTACGCAACGCATCATGATCGGCGAAGTGTTCACGCTGAACCCGATGACGCTGTCGCGCATGCCTTTTCATTTCAGTGACTGGTTTCAGTTTGGCCTGAGCGACGATTTGCGGAAAATATGGAATGAAGTCGGTTATCTTCCGCTGATGGATGCCGCCTGGTACAAATTCGAGCCGCTACCAACGCGCTCGAATGATGTCGAGAGAAGATTTTTTACCCGGCTGGCTCCTGAGCAGTGGGTCAGCTTTCCTGTCTTCAAAAAATGCTTTCCGGCACTGCAGCTGAACCAGTTCAATGATCCAGCCAGCCAGGAGGAGTCCATGGCCATCCTGGCAGCCAATTATCACGTCGTGAATCTCAAGGAAATCCACGCCTATATCGACAAGTACCAAGACATCATCAGTCGAATGAGCGTCTATACTCGCCTGGAGTGTCTCAGCCAGCAGGCCGTCGACCATTATATCCAAGCCGATCCGCAGCAGCGCCTCGTTCTGAAGCAAGCTTGGCAGCGCAACGCCATCCGGCTCGAGCGCAAAGTCCGGTTCAGGCAGTCGGCCTGGTTTCGCAGGATATGGCGACCTCTGACGCGGCTCTACAAGGCGTTACTCGGCCCAGGCTGA
- a CDS encoding glycosyltransferase family 4 protein, translating into MHICIDGHNLAMPQGTGVATYARNLANTLRTMGNSVSVLFGAPISSNTSALLKEVSFYDYLANGSKPLPFLPDLKRYLSDAFRAPRGMTAYPIPDTAYVEKRVFQRRLPQQANILNADNLYVMARQYFSRHGRFMEIRLPPEIQVMHWTYPLPIKAAGIPNYYTIHDLIPLKLPYTNVYSRGSYYRLIRECIKASTRICTVSECSKADIELFYPEAKGKVVNTYQCSDMAAAEDNHARTFALAGRNPYGLVPGGYFLYFGAIEPKKNVGRLIEAYLQSGIETPLLIAGKKAWQADQELATYEALAKVDPQIKERIRLLGYVPEHLLAELLSSAKAVLFPSLYEGFGLPVLEAMQQGVPTLTSGEGALREVAANAAICVDPFSIESISEGIRAIDHSEATRHQLSLAGKVQASLFGASHYQSRLESLYL; encoded by the coding sequence ATGCATATCTGCATCGACGGCCACAATCTGGCCATGCCTCAAGGGACAGGCGTAGCAACCTACGCCCGCAACCTTGCCAATACGCTGCGTACCATGGGTAACTCGGTATCAGTACTTTTCGGCGCCCCCATTTCCAGCAATACCTCTGCGTTGCTTAAGGAAGTATCGTTCTACGACTATCTGGCGAATGGCAGCAAGCCCCTGCCCTTCCTCCCTGACCTGAAACGTTACCTGAGTGACGCCTTCCGTGCCCCGCGAGGCATGACGGCCTATCCGATTCCGGATACCGCCTATGTTGAAAAACGCGTATTTCAAAGGCGCCTGCCACAGCAGGCCAACATCCTGAATGCAGACAATCTCTATGTGATGGCCCGTCAGTATTTCTCCAGGCATGGCCGCTTTATGGAAATACGACTCCCCCCTGAGATACAGGTCATGCACTGGACCTATCCTCTACCTATCAAGGCTGCGGGTATTCCCAACTATTATACGATCCATGACCTGATTCCCCTCAAATTGCCGTATACCAATGTGTATTCTCGCGGAAGCTACTATCGGCTGATACGTGAATGCATCAAAGCAAGTACGCGTATCTGCACAGTATCTGAGTGCTCCAAGGCCGATATCGAGCTGTTCTATCCAGAGGCAAAGGGCAAGGTGGTCAATACCTATCAGTGCTCAGACATGGCCGCGGCTGAGGATAATCATGCTAGGACTTTCGCACTAGCCGGGCGCAATCCCTACGGTCTGGTGCCCGGTGGCTACTTCCTATATTTCGGCGCCATCGAGCCCAAAAAGAATGTAGGGCGCCTGATCGAGGCCTATCTTCAATCGGGCATCGAAACCCCGCTGCTGATCGCCGGCAAGAAAGCCTGGCAAGCCGATCAGGAGCTTGCCACATACGAGGCGCTGGCCAAGGTCGACCCCCAGATCAAGGAGCGGATCCGGTTGCTGGGCTATGTTCCCGAACATCTGCTGGCTGAACTGCTGAGCTCCGCCAAGGCTGTCTTGTTCCCGTCACTGTACGAGGGCTTTGGCCTGCCCGTACTGGAGGCCATGCAGCAAGGCGTGCCGACCTTGACCAGTGGAGAAGGTGCGCTGCGCGAAGTAGCCGCCAATGCGGCCATATGCGTGGATCCATTCAGTATCGAGTCGATTTCCGAGGGGATACGAGCTATCGACCACAGTGAGGCCACGCGGCATCAACTCAGCCTCGCTGGGAAAGTCCAGGCCAGTCTGTTTGGAGCCTCACACTATCAGTCCAGACTCGAATCGCTGTACCTATGA
- a CDS encoding electron transfer flavoprotein-ubiquinone oxidoreductase encodes MSERETMEYDVIVVGAGPSGLSFAIRMKQLKPELNICVIEKASTVGAQILSGAVIEPQPLDALLPGWREAPPPICIPATEDEFWLLNQTGGRKLPLPPGMHNHGNFIVSLGAMCAWMAPQAEALGVDVFPGFAASETITREDGSVAGVRIGDMGVAKDGSHKAGYTQGIDITAKLTVLAEGARGHLSKRLIKQFKLDEGHDPQTYSIGIKELWQVPAGRVSPGKIVHSVGWPADTQTYGGSFLYHLDGDRIALGYVSGLDYKDPEYKPWEAFQQWKNHPMVKELLEGGSILSAGARAIVTGGWQSLPTVEMPGAILIGDTAGLLNVPKIKGTHQAIRSGMLAAEHVADTLQSTGWDARLRDSEVMAELREVRNIKPGFKKGFWFGMLNAAWETAVKGRSPWTLKNKPDWASLYKVGEHEAPKRDYVERTLAPRDRLAGVYFAATEHEEDQPVHLQVTDPSVCVEQCAREYDNPCTRFCPAGVYEIVEEEAGKRLQINAANCVHCKTCDIKDPYQIINWVTPEGGSGPNYQNL; translated from the coding sequence ATGAGCGAACGCGAAACGATGGAATATGATGTGATCGTGGTTGGTGCGGGCCCGTCCGGCCTGTCCTTCGCGATCCGCATGAAACAGCTCAAGCCCGAGCTGAACATCTGTGTCATCGAAAAAGCCTCTACCGTCGGTGCCCAGATCCTGTCCGGTGCCGTGATCGAGCCGCAGCCGCTGGATGCCCTGCTGCCCGGCTGGCGCGAAGCGCCGCCGCCGATCTGCATCCCGGCCACCGAAGACGAGTTCTGGCTGCTCAACCAGACCGGCGGCCGCAAGCTGCCCCTGCCGCCCGGCATGCACAATCATGGCAACTTTATCGTGTCGCTGGGCGCCATGTGCGCCTGGATGGCCCCGCAGGCCGAAGCCCTGGGCGTGGATGTGTTCCCGGGCTTTGCCGCCAGCGAAACCATCACCCGCGAAGACGGCTCCGTCGCCGGTGTCCGCATCGGTGACATGGGTGTCGCCAAGGACGGCAGCCACAAGGCCGGCTATACCCAGGGCATCGACATCACCGCCAAGCTGACCGTGCTGGCCGAAGGTGCCCGCGGCCATCTGAGCAAGCGCCTGATCAAGCAGTTCAAGCTGGACGAAGGTCACGACCCGCAGACCTATTCCATCGGCATCAAGGAACTGTGGCAGGTGCCCGCCGGCCGCGTCTCGCCCGGCAAGATCGTGCACAGCGTGGGCTGGCCGGCCGACACCCAGACCTATGGCGGCAGCTTCCTGTATCACCTGGATGGCGATCGCATCGCTTTGGGCTATGTCAGCGGCCTGGATTACAAAGACCCCGAATACAAGCCCTGGGAAGCCTTCCAGCAGTGGAAGAACCACCCCATGGTCAAGGAGCTGCTGGAAGGCGGCAGCATTCTTTCGGCCGGTGCCCGCGCCATCGTCACCGGCGGCTGGCAGTCCCTGCCCACCGTGGAAATGCCAGGCGCCATCCTGATCGGCGATACGGCCGGCCTGCTGAACGTACCCAAGATCAAGGGCACCCACCAGGCCATCCGCAGCGGCATGCTCGCCGCCGAACACGTCGCAGACACCTTGCAAAGCACCGGCTGGGATGCTCGCCTGCGTGACTCCGAAGTCATGGCCGAGCTCAGGGAAGTCCGCAATATCAAGCCCGGCTTCAAGAAAGGCTTCTGGTTCGGCATGCTCAATGCCGCCTGGGAAACCGCGGTCAAGGGCCGCTCGCCCTGGACCCTGAAAAACAAGCCCGACTGGGCTTCGCTTTACAAGGTCGGCGAACACGAAGCACCGAAACGCGACTATGTCGAGCGCACCCTGGCCCCGCGTGACCGTCTGGCCGGCGTCTACTTCGCCGCCACCGAGCACGAGGAAGACCAGCCCGTCCATCTGCAGGTCACCGATCCGTCCGTCTGCGTGGAGCAGTGCGCCCGCGAATACGACAACCCCTGTACCCGCTTCTGCCCCGCCGGCGTCTACGAGATCGTCGAGGAAGAAGCCGGCAAGCGCCTGCAGATCAACGCCGCCAACTGCGTGCACTGCAAGACCTGCGATATCAAGGACCCCTACCAGATCATCAACTGGGTCACCCCGGAAGGCGGTTCGGGTCCCAATTACCAAAATCTGTAA
- a CDS encoding LPS biosynthesis protein, translated as MKHDAIPTEAIVRNIHHSLSLLIQGPIATGEIQPLSSAIARYRKEFPSAAIIVAISPSSSQTNEQLIDISRQLAEIADTVTIAERCPPLSPVKSGIGPNYFNQQRAAAQAGLKHITTAYTLRIRSDMLEIRKAIVDHYAANFDRPRGPFPVLHQRILIAPYFTLNPLTNERLCFHFSDWLHLGRTEDLRRIWTVPPYPEEYSDYYRPDLEDSKESDETRKFRSRLAVEQHLYFSLLASTYPQLWLSHHSDQRSAIPSLQALADNFVIDDIHRSHAIPSKYTNLLSDQSLEITCLTYEDWIHLTDGRTALGIIDIFKGKISASLEMKKRLLAAVRIPRSRVAGIIVKAITLLAYAFSGNKSKKKLRESPGLYFYDIKSHPGKIISALFFLCTKNC; from the coding sequence ATGAAGCATGACGCGATCCCCACCGAAGCCATCGTTCGGAACATCCACCACTCGCTGAGCCTCCTTATTCAAGGACCTATCGCAACAGGTGAAATCCAGCCGCTGTCATCGGCCATCGCGCGCTATCGCAAGGAGTTTCCGTCAGCGGCAATCATCGTCGCGATATCGCCCAGTTCCAGCCAAACAAATGAGCAGCTCATAGATATAAGCCGGCAGCTTGCCGAGATTGCCGACACCGTCACCATTGCTGAAAGGTGCCCCCCATTGTCTCCCGTCAAATCAGGCATCGGGCCGAATTACTTCAATCAGCAAAGAGCCGCTGCCCAGGCTGGCCTTAAGCACATCACGACAGCATATACCTTGCGCATACGGTCCGACATGCTGGAAATCCGGAAAGCGATCGTAGACCACTATGCAGCTAACTTTGACCGACCTCGTGGCCCTTTCCCGGTGCTGCATCAAAGGATTCTGATCGCTCCTTATTTCACCTTGAATCCTCTGACAAACGAAAGGCTGTGCTTTCATTTCAGCGACTGGCTCCATCTTGGTCGGACCGAGGATTTACGCCGCATATGGACAGTGCCGCCCTACCCCGAAGAATACAGCGACTACTACCGTCCTGACCTTGAAGATTCCAAGGAAAGCGACGAGACGAGAAAATTCCGCTCCCGGCTGGCAGTAGAACAACATCTATATTTCAGCCTGCTGGCCTCGACCTATCCACAGTTGTGGCTGAGTCACCACTCCGATCAGCGGAGTGCAATCCCGAGCCTTCAGGCATTGGCGGACAATTTCGTCATCGATGACATTCACAGGAGCCACGCAATACCCAGCAAGTATACCAACCTGCTCTCTGACCAAAGTCTTGAGATTACCTGCCTGACCTATGAGGACTGGATTCATCTGACAGATGGCAGAACGGCACTGGGTATTATCGATATCTTCAAGGGAAAGATAAGCGCTTCACTAGAGATGAAAAAAAGACTGCTAGCGGCCGTACGCATCCCCAGAAGTCGAGTAGCGGGAATCATCGTCAAAGCCATTACTCTTCTTGCCTATGCCTTTAGCGGGAATAAATCCAAAAAAAAACTACGCGAGTCACCCGGACTCTACTTCTACGATATCAAAAGCCATCCGGGAAAAATAATTTCCGCGCTTTTCTTTTTATGCACTAAAAATTGCTAG